Below is a genomic region from Lineus longissimus chromosome 4, tnLinLong1.2, whole genome shotgun sequence.
GTCATCGAGAAATTCGAAAAGACGATACAGATGAAGGATGGTAGGTATGAAGTAGCCCTCCCTTGGAGAAGCGATTTCCGTCCTGGGATGctactggacgcaagggcccaacgcgccgcgtagcggcaaaaaagcgaagctggcgaaacatttataacgggtcaccgtcacttattattggacttatagcgcatttacggggttgcaactattttgctttatagtgtcaccaggaaagaaaagcatgcgacctaacgccgatctatttgtataaagtgataattggaaggtatatagtaggaaatatcaataaaataatcattccatgtcgtcttttgagggcatttttgattgtaaaaaatatatgtgtacgtcaccgtagtctctgcaatgataattttatcagagcagtctcgcgcaagtagaagttctttacctattagttcttcacttgttagtctcaacgtctggcgcaaagccagacgttttccattacgatttcactacgatgtttgacaagaaggagcagtgcgcgagatatgctaatgagcagacttccctcgattgagtttctgaagaatgttccatatcgcgctaagctcatcactactgattatgacaggcgtgcaacggtaggtatctgctccccaacttccaccctaatacggtacaataagttaccatttgatgggaatgggacaatgccctcactgtttatggagtcatagggataagaagacattattcattagtgttggtacaagtgattttgcccaaaaagcatgcgcattcaaaaaacaaaatatgcaaggttacggtatcacgtacatgaccatgacgacgtgcagaaagtgcactggccagtgcataccctatggctatgtactagtaaacatggtaaacatgaacaacatcattattcatcggcagttcattttaatccgagcttttcctgaaacatatagccatgatgattaggcctaccatgtaccatgaccaataacagcactagatcatgtagatgtcaacaagttcacatgaaccgtataatcccgcatggcgcatgtggggcatgcgtctaaaccaaagccccaaaatcacttgttttggtctatttcacttgtgtttcccccgtctcccagtccataatacatttacagtttacaatccccgatcatggcccaacaaaaggtcatcggttgactaaaggaacacaactgttcaatggatttatagttgaatgcgatcaaactacgtcttttcaatcgtggattgtaaatttaaccccatgggcctagggaaggccctataacaatactttcgacacagttattatctccgctgcctccaccatgttacacacagtgctcactgctgattctaaaatgcgccacctagtcaaaacaggacatatgttcttctaggaatagatctctttccaatatttcgtcattccactatcgtcatcacctcatcatactttcattgacattacaggcacacatccacagagcactcttcaaatcatctacacagtggttatccaactaggattataaaggtaatttcttagccccacacagtgggtttcagtcttgataaaggggcactattgctagcagctaggtaggcaagataaagttagacgaagtagccgataggggtctctcacccctcaaagtccgtcacaactattcaagcttgtacaaggaatacatgcagcgctgactctaacaagacccaatgggaatgtcgcacagtcatctgtcaaaaacaagacctatgttgcagtatgatctcttgccaatatttaataattgcactatcgtcatcacctcatcatacttcattgacattacaggtacacattgacatagaccactgttgcagtcaacgacacagtcgctatccaagtagcattatagaggtaattatcattatcatacctcattagcatgtgaaccaatcacgtcgcgtcctttgcgatcacggcaaagcctcatggaataatgtctttcaccgttgaataatttttcatattccatgcctacaacttcaatttcttcatattccatggctagaagttcaatactaatataatatccaagataaagttacaagaagtagtcaatagggtctctcacctctcactgtatgtccacactattcacgcttgtacgaggaatacattcaatgctgaatctaacaacacccagggcccttactctgtatattagtcactggaagatggcccatttcattccttgcttctacttcacctatagtctcattgcaaacacctcagttctatgatatcacattcactttcagctgtcatgcaacgcaacaactgtgctatctgccatcgcacatcaacgaagaagtgcagccgcccacattccacctcacgtctgtccgaccagctgcaatcctcgaggacgccccactgtaccacgatttcactacgatgtttgacaagaaggagcagtgcacgagataggcaaatgagcagacttccctcgcttgagtttcggaagaatgttccatatcgcgctaagctgaccactgctgaccatgacaggcgtgcattggactggtacaggttggaactgaacattgaatatgctggtggtgacgctttctgatgagaagttggtcgtgactgatgcagtatccttggacttgtccacagcatcgttcaatcattgctctctgtgctgccttgattctgtacttacccaaatactaagaccaaatgcctgttgactgtgctttaagagagactggcgccatgcctagagatatgactgacccctattggcaaatttgtatgactttatcttgcctacctagctgctgcctatagtctccctttaactgcggagcacttcaaagtcgataaaatgccatgttccaccttttaatgtgttcagaccgccattttcaaaataatcaagtcaggacactgccttctagtctcataataaatttagctttcctcaataataacatttcttcttcttcaatgctttcatcattccaaacttctcctcctctgacttttacaggggtacagtcatggcaatcaaaacccaaatactgagaccaaatgcctgttgactgtgctttaagagagactggcgccatgcctagtctctcttaaagcacagtcaacagacaccaaccccctcagactcagaaaccacaaacgcccaacccttcctgctaccttaatacttctggataacgAGACCATGGCTAGGAAGAGACTTGCCACGCTTAATAGGAGATTCGAGAGGGACCAGGAACTTAAGGGTAAGTATAATTCTGTTCTCTCGGTATACGAGAAACTCAGATTTATCACTGAGGTGACACCTGATGAGTTAGCAGGTCCGTACCCAATCTACTACCTGCCACATCGCGCAGTAGTCCGAGAAGATGCCGTCAGCTCAAAGGTCCGGCCTGTTTTCGACGCATCGGCGAAGGGATACAACAAGATATCTCTGAATGACTGCTTAGAAACTGGGCCGTCCCTTATGCCCGATTTGGTGGCGATATTGCTGAAGTTCACAAGATGGCAGGTAGCTCTGACTGCCGATGTGTGTAAAGCCTTTCTCCAGATTGGGGTTCGCCCTGAGGATCAAAATGTACATAGATTCCTTTGGAATTGTAATGGAAAGGTGCGTACCATGAAGTTTCTGAGGGTAACATTTGGAAACCGCAGCTCGCCCTTTTTGCTCAATGCAACAATTAAACACCACATAGCAACCTACCCTCCATCATTAGTGGTGGAGGAGCTCTCAGAAAACATCTGGGTCGATGATTGGCTCTCTGGGGCTGATACCGATCTTGACACGTGCCACTTGTTTGATGACGGTTGTGCTATTTTCAGTGCCGCTAAGATGACATTGGCAAAGTGCCATTCCAACAGTCGCGTGTTACTTGACAAATTCTGTCAGGACTCTGGAGACCACCATCTCCAAGATGATGCTGTGAAGGTCCTGGGAATGAAATGGTTGAGTATAGAAGATAGTTTTACATTTGATGGTGCCCAGATACCCCATAGGTGATCTGTTTTGCTCGAAACGTACCGTTCTCAGTCTTCTTTCCAGGATATTCGACCCTGTGGGATTTGTGAGTCCCTATGTGATGACAGCCAAGATACTGCTCCAGGATGTGTGGCGCTGTGGTCTGAGTTGGGATGAGATTCTCCCTGGTGAGCTGCTGACCAGATTCGTCTCTTGGGTGGCTGGATTGGAAGTTCTCCAAACGTGGATGATTCCTCGGTGCTATTTCCCTGGAACAGTATGGAAGGAGACTGTTGACCTGTTGGAGTTCCATGTCTTCTCAGATGCCAGCATGAAGGCCTACGGAGCGAACGTCTATGCAAGAATACCAGATAGTAATGGTGGTTTCAGGGTGGCATTTGTCACCTCCAAGGGCAAAGTAGCCCCTCTAAAAAGGTTAACGTTGCCCAGGCTAGAGCTACTTGGAGCCCTAGTTGGTGCTAGTCTGCTTGCATTTGTTTTAAAGGCGCTGAAGTTGGATATTTCTAAAGTATCCTACCACTGCTGGTCCGACTCGACCATTGTTCTGTCTTGGATAAAATCCCAACCGTCTAAGTTTAAGACATTTGTAGGCAACCGTGTGAAAGATATACAGGATTTAACAAATCCTGCCAGTTGGCGTCATGTTGAGAATGCTGACAACCCTGCTGATCTAGTGTCTAGGGGGGCACCTGCTCAGATATTGTGTGATAACCCGCTGTGGCTGCATGGCCCAGCGTGGCTTGCTTCACCTCTTGTTCTTGCAGATGGTAAGGAGGATATTCCAGTGGAGGAGACTCATGATGAAATCGATGACGGTACCGGAGCAGGAACTAGTCTGGTGTCTGGCACACCTGAGAACAGAGAATTTGCACTGCCTACCAACTCGAAGCGCTGGGAACCTTTGGTAAGGCCTTGAGGATCACAGCCCGGGTGCTGAGGTTTATTGGAAAGTTGAAAAAGAGAATTAGAAATATTGTGTTATCCCCTGTTCCTGCTGATAAGGTGAGTGATAACCTTTCACTTGATGAGTTGTCTGAGGCCAAGAAATTTCTGCTGCAGTGCTTGCAGAAAAGTGTCTACGGAGATGAGATAGAAGCGCTTGCTAGGGGTGCCAATTTACCAAAGCACTCCTCCTTGATGACTCTCTCACCTTTCCTGGACGAGGAGGGATATCTTAGGATCAAAGGAAGACTACAGTTGTCTAGTCTATCCTACCAAGCTAAGCATCCTATCATCCTTCCCAGTCATTGGCTGACTAAATTGCTAGTCAGATCTCAGCACATACTGATGAAGCATGCAGGTGTGAATGCTCTGTTGTCATCCCTGCGTGGATGTTACTGGATAGTTGGTGTACGTAAACTGGCCAAAGGTGTGAAACGTGAGTGTGTGAGATGTCAGCGTCAGGATGGTGCAGCCTGTAACCGTCCTGTGGCGCCTCTGCCTGCACTTCGAGTGAAGCAGGCCTCACCCTTCACTGTGACAGGCATGGACTATTTCGGCCACATGTTCTGTGCCGACCAGCCTGGTGAGAAAAAATACGTACTACTATTAACATGTGCTGTGGTGAGGGCCATACATTTGGAGCTGACAGATTCGCTGTCCTTGTATAACTTCATGTTGGCTTTCCGGAGTTTTGTATCAAGAAGAGGGTTGCCATCTGTAAACTTTAGCGACAACGCCAAGACATTTGTAGCTGCAAAGTATGAGTTAGTGAAAGAGTATCGATACCTGGCACCAAGGTGGAAATTTATAGTGCCTCGTAGTCCCTGGCATGGGGGCTGGTGGGAGCGCCTGGTGCGCTCAGTGAAATCTGGCCTAAGGAAGTCATTGGGCACTGCGTCACTGACCCGCACTGAGCTGGAGACTCTGTTACATGAGATAGAGGCCTGCATAAACTCCCGGCCACTCACCTTCACTGGTGATACTATAGACTCTCCTGACCCCCTTACTCCCTCTCACTTTCTCATTGGCAGGGGATCGCATTTCCAACCAGAAGAAGGCCTTTCCTCTGATGACCGTGAAGTGGTTCCTCCTGTGACCTCAGTAGACCTGCAGGACCGCCTGGCTTTGCAAGAATTGCGCCTCAAGCAATTTTGGGAGGTGTGGACAAAGGAGTACTTGAGAAATTTACCCCATGTTGTCACAAAATTCAAAACACATGGTGAGTTAAAGGTTGGTTCCCTGGTCCTGGTAAGGGAGGACAATTTGAAGAGATTTCAGTGGCCTATGGCTGTAGTTACAGAGCTGCATCCTGGCTCTGATGGTGTTGTTAGAAGTGTGTCTGTCAGAACAGCCAAGGGTGTCCTTCAGAGGGCTGTGTAGTGAATGTGATGAGTCTTGTCAGACAGCAGATGGCACTTGTGAACCTGTGAACCCAGTGAATTCTGCAGATTCTGTTCATTCTGTGGATATATCTACTGGCACCGTGCCAGAAAATTCGTACGCCAGTGGTAAACCGCCTACCACCGAACCTGAACCTGCGCCAGTTGTAACGCGTGTAGGACGCACCGTACGCGCACCTGACAAACTGGACCTCTAATATATACGAATCATATACGATATTACTCACTTGCATTGTGTTCTGAAGATTGCTCAGAAATGCCACCTGCCCAGAAATGAGAGATTTAGGTTTTTTCTTTCCATTTGTCTCTAGATTTGGAAAATTTATTTGTACTGAAAGGTTGTGAATTGGAGTCCTTTCAGGTGATGTTTACAATCTCTCATGACTGTTTCTGGTGCCTTTCTTGTGTAGATGTTTCCTCTGTGTAGAGTATTTACACCTTGGAGAAAAATTTTTTTCCCATGTGTTGTTCATTTAtgcagtttgtttttttttgctgCTTCTGGCTGTACTTTACAGTACTATCAATGTGCATCTTGGCAAATCTTGTATGTAACTTGCATTTATTTGGAACATCCTGTAGTGTATGTTTCTATGCTAGTTCCTGTAGATCCTACAGTCCAGTATACTTCTATACTTTCTTTCCTGTTGTAAGATGCATGTCTCAGGCCTAGTGTTACAGTAGGCCCTGTCTTCTGCTAAGACCAGTAAATAGGTGTTTTGGAAGTTTCAGTCTAATAGCATTTGGTTACCTAGGAATCTAGTGTTTGATTCCGAGTTGATTCTGAATTGTATTCTCATAGAAAGTTGTATGTTCTGAGCTAATTTGACAATCATAGTAGTTAAGGGTGAAGTCTAGTTGAGTTGAGTCTAGCTTTGTCTTTCCAGTATAAGGTTGTGACTCTATAGAGTTAAGTAACTGTCCTTACATTAGGCCCAGTGGTTTAGGCCTATCTAAGGTATTGGAAGCCTCCAATGCTGGGGAGGTAATGTTGCGGACTAGTTAcggaacaccctgtataccaTCATGTAAATTAGGTCAATAAACCACGTGGACGGTGTGCGCGTGAAGATTCGATAGAAAGTCGCGTTTCTCTGAGTTCTTTTACATTGTTTGAGGGGTCAGAACCCCttaatgccggtgtaacatctgtggttgttgtttcccatgtttcagtgtttccaaacaatgggcagctagagagaccatgacttttcaataggggggatacacagaaaaactcgtcaatctatttttgagcgttcccaaacaatgaggggaaacactcaaaaacagaaacactcaaaaacattacaccggtgttCCCGACAGTGGGAAACGATCTAAAAGGAATATGTCGAAGTCCTATTACCCAAAACGAGTCAAGGAAGCGCCATTATTTTGTACCGTGTAACACTGGTCATCACTGGGTGTTGCCAGTCGTTGATACGCAGCGTAAAAAGTGTTTTGTCTTCGACA
It encodes:
- the LOC135486792 gene encoding uncharacterized protein LOC135486792, which produces MARKRLATLNRRFERDQELKGKYNSVLSVYEKLRFITEVTPDELAGPYPIYYLPHRAVVREDAVSSKVRPVFDASAKGYNKISLNDCLETGPSLMPDLVAILLKFTRWQVALTADVCKAFLQIGVRPEDQNVHRFLWNCNGKVRTMKFLRVTFGNRSSPFLLNATIKHHIATYPPSLVVEELSENIWVDDWLSGADTDLDTCHLFDDGCAIFSAAKMTLAKCHSNSRVLLDKFCQDSGDHHLQDDAVKVLGMKWLSIEDSFTFDGAQIPHR
- the LOC135486793 gene encoding uncharacterized protein LOC135486793, which translates into the protein MTAKILLQDVWRCGLSWDEILPGELLTRFVSWVAGLEVLQTWMIPRCYFPGTVWKETVDLLEFHVFSDASMKAYGANVYARIPDSNGGFRVAFVTSKGKVAPLKRLTLPRLELLGALVGASLLAFVLKALKLDISKVSYHCWSDSTIVLSWIKSQPSKFKTFVGNRVKDIQDLTNPASWRHVENADNPADLVSRGAPAQILCDNPLWLHGPAWLASPLVLADGKEDIPVEETHDEIDDGTGAGTSLVSGTPENREFALPTNSKRWEPLVSDNLSLDELSEAKKFLLQCLQKSVYGDEIEALARGANLPKHSSLMTLSPFLDEEGYLRIKGRLQLSSLSYQAKHPIILPSHWLTKLLVRSQHILMKHAGVNALLSSLRGCYWIVGVRKLAKGVKRECVRCQRQDGAACNRPVAPLPALRVKQASPFTVTGMDYFGHMFCADQPGEKKYVLLLTCAVVRAIHLELTDSLSLYNFMLAFRSFVSRRGLPSVNFSDNAKTFVAAKYELVKEYRYLAPRWKFIVPRSPWHGGWWERLVRSVKSGLRKSLGTASLTRTELETLLHEIEACINSRPLTFTGDTIDSPDPLTPSHFLIGRGSHFQPEEGLSSDDREVVPPVTSVDLQDRLALQELRLKQFWEVWTKEYLRNLPHVVTKFKTHDSVHSVDISTGTVPENSYASGKPPTTEPEPAPVVTRVGRTVRAPDKLDL